The genomic segment tAAATATTTACACCATTTTAATTTGAAAAGGTGTGCCCCCTTTCAAATAATgttttgcattatttttttaaccatatttCAACTTTGATTTTATCTATAGGCAAATTTgttcattttgtttaaatttttttttttgactacaGACAAAAAATCCCCATTTTGGTTGGTAATTACAAAATGACTCTAAACGAATTCATTGTCTGCAAAACAATGAAGATCAATTTGTTCAGTCAAAATGATTGTAACTTTGGCAAAGGTATTCCTGGCAAAGGGAGAGGTAGCTTGAAGTTATGCATACGTTTAATTTATTTGATGTTTTTGGTAAAAGGaggtaataacaaaaaaaaaaaatcatttcaggGCCACTCCCTCTCCAACCTCATCTCACACCCCTTGTGGTGTTAAAAGTTTTTGGCATGACTATTGCCAGCGCAAATGTCGTCTAGTCTTAAGCTCCAAAATAAAGAGCTCACAGTGTTTGGCAAGCTTAGGTTTCCTGAGTTTTTTTCCTTGGATCTTGTTTTCTAGCAAGAAACACAGATCTTTATCGGCATAAAGTCACGTAGTTCTAAAGAACaatatattgtattttttttttggtttatttgattttttttcaaaaagtttgcAAAAATGTCTGTTTTGAAGTATAAATAAACTGGCTTGGGTGCCATTCTATTTTTTCCAATGTGAATCTATTGAAACATCATCAATTTGCAAATAATGAAGACATTGCGCGTCAAAAGTCGATTGGCTACTAAAAAGAAATCATTTTGACATGGAAGAAGAAGTTTGAAAATTAAGAAATCaaaataattaacaaaaataGAATCTTTATATGAATGAAAAACACCTTTAGGCTAGGCTAAGTTaggttgaacaagtaaaaacgtgctaagttcggccgggccgaatcttatataccctccaccatggatcgcatttgtcgagttctatgcgcggtatctctttttaggcaaacaaagaatattgaataggaactgttatgctattggagctatatcaagtaatagtccgattcggaccataaatgaatgctgaacattcattcggataagaattgcgccttgtaggggctcaagacgaaaaatcgtaagatcggtttatatgggagctgtatcaatcgtttcagatcgtttcagaccatagacacgtatgagagaagccgttgtacaaaatttcttccaaatcggatgagaattgcgccctctagaagcttaagaagtcaagatcccagatcggttcacatggcagctatatcaagctatgtaccgatttgcgccatacttagcacagttatgggaagttataacaaaacacctcatacataatttcaaccaaatcggatgagaattgcgccatctagaggctcaagaagtcaaaacactacgtgcaaaatttcactcaaatcggaagagaattgcgccctctagaggctcaagaagtcaagacccaaggtcggtttatatggcagctatatcaaaacatagatcgatttgaaccatacttagcgcagttgttggaagtactaccaaaacactacgtgcaaaatttcactcaaatcggatgagaattgcgccctctagaggctcaagaagtctaatcgggagatcggtttatatggcagctatatcaaaacatagaccgatttgaaccatacttggcacagttatgggaagttataacaaaacacctcatacataattttaaccaaatcggatgagaattgcgccctctagaggctcaagaactcaagacccaagatcagtttatatggcagctgtattaaaacataaaccgatttgaaccatacttagcgctgttattggaagtgataccaaatttcagtcaaatcggatgagaattgcgccctctagaggctcaagaagtcaagacccaagatgggtttatatggcagctatatcaaaacatggaccgatttggcccatttacaatctcaaccgacctacactaataaaaagtatttgtgaaaaatttcaagcggctagcttatctccttcgaaagttagacgaacggacagacggacggacatggctagatcgttttagatttttacgctctttaagaatataaagggtgatttttttgagattaggattttcatgcattagtatttgacagatcacgtgggatttcagacatggtgtcaaagagaaagatgctcagtatgctttgacatttcatcatgaatagacttactaacgagcaacgcttgcaaatcattgaattttataactaaaatcagtgttcggttcgaaatgtgttcattcaccgtaacgttgcgtccaacagcatctttgaaaaaatacggtccaatgattccaccagcgtacaaaccacaccaaacagtgcatttttcgggatgcatgggcagttcttgaacggcttctggttgctcttcactccaaatgcggcaattttgcttatttacgtagccattcaaccagaaatgagcctcatcgctgaacaaaatttgtcaaaatttgaacacatttcgaaccgaacactgattttggtaataaaattcaatgatttgcaagcgttgctcgttagtaagtctattcatgatgaaatgtcaaagcatactgagcatctttctctttgacaccatgtctgaaatcccacgtgatctgtcaaatactaatgcatgaaaatcctaacctcaaaaaaatcaccctttatatactatatggggtctcagacacatatttcgaggtgttactaacagaatgacgaaattcgtatacccccattctatggtggagggtataaaaaagggtgcggatataaatccgccccatgtcactatgccCAATATCAgtattgttgtgcgctctaaatactaaaaatagtaacttcgagaaagaaaatataagtcaggaattccttgctactgacaaaatccctaattgttttccaaaccacgtccctaagttggctcatgcctggtattgtgaTGCCACCCAGGAACGGGTGTCTGTAAGTCGCCAAAGCCgaacaatgacataggaaatgctccaacgtctcatcatcttccccacatgccctaaacGTGCCATCACTTGTCGAACCAAGTTTGCATgcagtgagctcgtagtcctatatgtcctgttatgacaccgatagctatactgacttgctgcttatttcctttcagcaGCTGCTTACTTcctctcacaatctggatttccccataggaGTTTCGTCGTACTACCTAACGTTTCGCCTTTACTGAACAGATTGTAGTATATACCAATTAAATCACTTGCAGTCTTAAAGAGCATTACAAAGAAAACTGTCATAAATACAGACCACTTCAGCCTCATGCTGATGTTTTGGTCCTTTGTAGAACCGAATCGGGCATAGGTGAACCACTAACGTGAAAAGTGCTCGAATGTCACTTGATATTGCCAAGTAAGCAAATTTCAATTCATTACTTCAAATAAATCTGCCTTATTGAGACACATCGATCATTGATCACTTTAGCTTGAGTTTCTGTGTAATGGTAGATTTTTATCTACACAAATCACAATACTCCCATGGTGTGCACCTGATTCTGTgcacttgttggaagttgtattaatggctacTACTACTTCTGTCTCTAAGAATGCGGAAAAACATTCACCTTGTTGTTCCagagataaaaaaaattgttaatggctatatttcatagtggaggagacagtacacctccttgaggtgttcctctgctaacCCATCATTTCGGATCTACAGATTCCAAGCCTACCATAATGCATCGTTTAAAAGTAAGTTTTAAATAATCTTCCTTGACACTCTTAATGTGAAGAATGCTACCATTgtttattccttgacagcgagagaaccctctatgtaggtgACTAGGTCGTGAAAATTTGTTCCTGTGGACTTGCCcgtactatatgcatgctgttgccgataTAGACGATCTCCAGGTATCTTTttcctaagatatgttttttttttcaacctctcaagagctTTCAGCTTAAATGATAACAgaataataggacgaaaatctttgggGTGGtgaggttttcctgcttttagaATGAAagttatacccatattgtcccaaccggtaaacatgtccgtttggttgGGTTTTGGATTAGACGTCCCtcacggttatttgaccccaaagttttacaCCAATTTTATGTTTCTGGGTTACCATAAtggggcatacaaaatttcgcttacatcGATGCTTACATCCCCGAGATCtggtttatttgaaaattgggtttgggggagggtctgcccccctcGCGGATGTTATAAAATGGGGTACCCTATATCCATGGAGGCCAACCTCTGCCATCCTTCATGAAAATCGTTCcagccgttttttagtctataagtaacataaaaaactaacaaacaaagaaagcacaacactttaatttttatataactagctgacccgggcccgctccgctgcgccttcttttactttatatggaacaaaaatttttttggaatatttattttcgacaattaaattttccaatctcaaataccttttatttgagccacatattggcagggttgaaaaaattttatcctttgggggtgttttgggaaaggggtcatgccttaaatacattgtcctacatttggatcaaattcgtattctactccaaaaaacctttatttgagccccatattgcgatggtcactacaaaaattgctgtttgtggggtattttgggaaagtggtagaccccccggaaattggtcccgaaaatgggtatcaattcttgctctaccccccaatacctttcatttaagctccacattgacatggtgggtaaatatgccctttttaggggtgttttggcgattggggtggtcccccaaacagtaagcccggaaaatatatcagcaacgtactctattctcatatatctatatatcatttatttgaaccccatattccattgccctcaaaattggatatcaaattcgttttctaatcccatttaaactccttattgcaacagacagcaaatatgtccggtttggggtattggccctaaaaactatgaatatttagttccactctctttaagacccaaattgtcttggtgagcaaatatgtcccatttgcgggttgttatggtggtgggacgtcccctagagagttggtccctaatgttgatatcagttacgtgatctacttccaaataccattaatttgagccccatatttccgtagtcggcaaacatgaccggcttgggggtgtttatactctaaaaaccctcttatttgagcctcctattgcaatagtcagaaaatgcctactatttgggtggtgttgtgggggtggggtggccccatagacacttttcccgaatattgatatcaaattcgtgctttactcccaaagacctttcatttgagccccatattgctatggtcgtaaatttgtcccctttggggaaaggcggccccccaaaaacttggtcccatatttggatatcagattcgtattctacatttaaataccttttatttaagacccatatacccatggtcagtaattaagtcctgtttggggggtgttttgggaaaggggtggacccccagaaacgtggtcccacatttggatatcagattcgtattctactcgcaaatacctttcatttgagtcccatattgccatggtcggtaaatatgtccgatttggggttggggtgctccccctatcacttggtcccacaattggatatcagatacgttttcttatcctaaatacctttcatttgagtcccatattgtcgtgaatggtcttaatatgtgtttggtaggttttagggtggggaagcccccccccccccccctaggtaccccatccgaaattttgataccaaatttttatttttagggtactatatgagagcacacaaaatttcgcttaaatcgcaccacccatctccgagatctggcgtttctgaaaattagggtaagggggagggtaaaTTGCTAAATTGATTAATAACTAGAAATAtcagaattaaataaaaaaaaagaacctgatGAACAAGTGTTGACTCAATTTCGTCGCACATGTGGGACAGACACATTACACTACGACTCCTCATTCATATGCAGGAGTAGGCACATGATCATTTGTATCAATTTGGTCTATTACAGCATTCGGGTACAAATTTATTTGTCACCGCCTCAACATTACGAGTGTGTTAGTTGAATGTTCGAATGTGATGGTGGAAATAATCGTTTCCGCATTTTGGCACAGCAATGTGTTTTTAATGACTATATGACCACTGTGCAAACGCATTAAGGCATAAAATTACAAGTCAATCTGTACGTAGTTGATATGCATTATCATAGAAAATGTAAACCAACGTAgtggaaaaaaatttgcttGTTAACAAGGAGAGAAATAGAAATCGAAGGCTGTTTGACCGcagtgttgccaacggaatgagaatttatgcaaaattgtacTGAAATGAATTTGATGGACATAATGACTCGGACGTGTGTTCTACCCAGCGACAGCAAACCGATAgtactcttcaagtctagataaggccagaTAATTGTTGAATGTTCATATGTGGAGATTTGGGCGTGCAAAAAATTCGTCATAGTATGCAATTTACGGAATCCATTCTGATGCTCAGCACTTGAAAAGTCTTCAACACGGCTCGGGAGGAGCCTGGCTAGAGGAGGGAGTTATCAATCTGTTCAGCTATCAGGAACTATGAGTGTTTAAAGGCAGATGAAACCCTGGTAAAAGGGATGACACGACCTCAGTCACtgttggcgacgtaactgtaaatgatccgaagagatccgccaggttgttcaaccttcAATATATTATGCCTACCGAGTGTGGTGAGGCTAGGAGGAAAGCCATTCGTCGCATCCGtgttctccgagccgatggacagtcatcacaatttaccatggACGCAGTTACGAATGTTATCCGTGGCGCCAATTAGTTATGTTAAATTTTTGCTCCACCATATACATTTATGCcgagtatggcccaaatcggttcataacctgatatagctcccatataaaccgattcgtgaccttgacttcttgagccgctagagggcgcagttattatcatGAAagtttacatgaagtgttttgttctaacttctaacaactgtgccaagtatggttcaaatcggttcataaccagatatagctcccatgtaacccgatttcagatcttgacatcgtgagcctctaaaagactcaattattatctgatttggctgaaattttgcacgaagtgctttGGTTTGACCtttaataactatgccaagtatggtccaaatcgattcatagcctgaaatagctttcatataaaccgatttgtgatcttgacttcttgagccgctagagggcgcaattattatccaatttgacggaaattttgcatgaaatgttttgttctaacttctaacaaatgcgccaagtatggttcaaataggttcataacctgatatatctcccatgtaatccgatttcggatcttgaaatCGTggtccctagagggcgcaattattattcgatttggctgaaattttgcacgaagtgttttggtatgaccttTTACAActatggcaagtatggttcaaatcggttcataacttgataaagctccaatataaaccgattttccgattacacttcttgagcctctaaggagAGCAATTAATATCTGATTTGGATGGATGTAGCACTTGTATACGCgttaaatatggcctgaatcgatccataatctgatattgtcactaaagggcgcaattcttatccgatatagtCCCTAACGGCCAAACCAAGTATAgactaaatcgattcataacttggtatagttgAAATGCCATAGCAATTCTtagccattatcctttgtttgtctataaagggatatcggccaaagagcttgacaagtgcgatccatggtggagggcatataagattcggcccagtcgaacttTACACGCTTGGTGTTCCCACATGGTGTTTACCCACATGGTGGATATCCATATAGTGGTCACCCACATAGTAGTTTCCTATATGATGGTTAACCCCATGGTGGTTGCCCACATAGTGGTCACCGAAATCGTGGTTACGTACATAGTGGTAACCCACCTTTTGGTTACCCATATATTCGTTACCCATATGTTAGTTACTCATATATTTGTTTCCCATATACAGGTTACCTGTATGCTGGTTACCCATAGATTGGTTACCCATATGGTTGTTACATATATGGGGTTTACCCTCATGATGATTTCATGTCCTGGTTACTCATATATTGAATACCCAAGCATTGGTTACCATATATTAGTTACCCATATAGTGGTTACTGACATGGTGATTACTAATATGAAGATTTTATGTGCTGGTTAATCATATATTGGTCATCCACATATTGGTTACCCATATATTGGTTACACGAATATTGGTTACCCACATATTGATTACCCGTATATTGGTTACCCGCATATTGGCTACCCATATATTGGTTACACATATGCTGGTTTCACACATGGTGCTTCCCCACTCATTGGTTGACCACTCATTGGTTACCCATATGCTGGTTTCACACATGGTGCTTCCCCACTCATTGGTTGACCATATATCGGTTACCCACATGGTTTTTATCAACATGGTGATTACTGACATGTTGCCTGGTTACCTATATGGTGGTTCATATGCTGGTTAGCCATATAGTGGTGACCCATATGGTTGTTACTGACAAAGTGATTACCCTTATGATAATTTCATGTTACCGGTTACCCATTTGTTGGTTATCCTCACATTGGTTACCCCTATATACGTTACCTATATTGTGATTACCCATCAGGGAGTCGGTATTTATGTTTTTTAAATATCCATCAATGTTAATGCCAACCATCAATATCTAGTACATTTTGGCACCAAAGAATTCGTCTATTCTATACACCACCTCGTTCAGGGTTCACTTGTCGCTCTTAGATATATGCATTCTACTTGTAGCAATTTGCGTGATgtgctactctttatcatggtaacCAATATACGCGTCATAGCTTGGAGCCAAAAGAATTCAAAGACTTTTAGGTCCTCATAATTTGTTTTGACTATGAATACTAACTACCCGTGTACCCTGCCAGGCCTTCGGGATTTAGACATATGGTGGATGTCCATTCGATAATAACTCAAGTGGTGGTTACCCAGTTGGTGGATACCCAAATGGTTATTACCCGTTGGCTGGGCATCCACATGGTAAGTACCCAGTTGGTGGTTAACCAATTGGTGGTTATCCAATTGGTGGTTACCAAATTGGTGGTTACCCAATTGATGGGTATCCACATGGCGGTACCCAGTTGGTGTTTACTCACGTGGTGGTTACCCACATGCGGGGTATCCACATGGTGGTTACACACATGCTGGGTATCCACATGGTGGTTACACACATGGTGGCTACCCACATGGTGGTTACTCACATGGTGGTTACCCATATGGTGGACCCACTTAGGGTTACCCACTTGGTGGTAACGCACATGGTGGTTCCCCACTTTGTGTTGACCAATATGGTGGTTGCCCACATGGTGGATACTTTATCGAATTCATCCTTTCGCTTCAACCCTCGTATTCCAATGAGCCAcgccataaaaacttaatttgagCTTAATAAATGGATTAATGTATGAACAATGACTGATTCACTTTCATTTCATATGACATTTGTGGTTACCCACATGGTGGTTACTCACATGGTGGTTACCTATATGGTGGCTACCTATATGGTGGTTACCTATATCGTGGTTACCTATATGGTGGTTACCTATATGGTGGTTACCTATATGGTGGTAACCTATATGGTGGTTACCCATATGGTGGTTACCCACATAGTGATTATCCACGTTGTCCTAACCCACATTCTGCTTACATGGTGGTTACCTACATAGTGCTCTCCCACATCGTGGTTACCTAAATGGTCGTTACTCACATGGTGGTTACCCATATGGTGGTTACCCAATTGGTGGTTACCTCAATAGTGGATACTTTTTCGCATTTATACTTTGGCTTCGACCCTCGTATTCCAATGGTTTaaggcaaaaaaattttaattagagCTTAATAAATGGATTGATGTATGAACAATGACTGATTCACTTTCATTTCATATGCCATTAGAAGCTGACAATCTTATAGTCTACAACAATTGTTATTTGGCCTTCCTTTGAATGAATGTTGGCAACACCGGCTGGTGGTCGATGATTCAATGGCTTGTCTTGAACACTTATTTTTCATGAATAGACCAACTACAAGTAAaaaaacagagagagagaggattgaaattttggatttatggtttaattgtaaaaaaagcCTTCGCGTACTATGTAAACCAGTCTAGTATGGATGGATTAATGGCCATTTGAGTTTGAGTGGCCAAAGGAAACAGTTCAAAATAACGGAAGGGAACTAAGTgaaaaaattggaagaaaaaaaatccaattgaaAAGATTCTGGAGATCAAAACACTTAGAGTGTGCGTGTCATTGACAGACATCGAAAATGACTTGTTGTAGTTTTGTGGTTTTGGCCATTATCGTTGCCTTAGCTTGCATTGACTGCGCCTGCGTGCATGCTTACAAAGCCACACATTACAGTCCAACGCAACAGGTCCAATATCTCCCTGTTTCACCTTACGGCTATGTGGGACCACAACCAGGCAAATCACAACTATTTCAAATAGTCAATGAATGGAAATATTTGGATTTTGAATATCCCACCTATGGCCAGAGGCAAAAGTCCATAGCCAATAGGTAAGAGAAATCTTGCGGATTGAAggacaaattgaaaattttcccttttattttgttgttgcagAGAATTCATAGCAGAAAATAATTTACCCTTGGGTGTGGATTTCTACAAGGATCGCATATTCATAACCACACCCCGCTGGAAGGACGGTGTACCTGCTAGCTTTGGCTATTTACCCTATCCTCCTAAGGAACAAAGTCCCCCCATACGTCCCTATCCCAATTGGGAGTCGCATGGTGATCCCTATAATCCAGATTGTACCAAGCTCATATCTGTCTATAGAACACAAATCGATGATTGTAATCGCTTGTGGCTAATCGATTCGGGTATAGTTAATGCCACGGTAAGCCTTAGTCAAGTGTGTCCCCCGAAAATTGTGGCCTATGATCTGCGCACAGACCAAGCGGTGGTTCATTATCAATTCCCTGCCGATCAGGTGAAGCAGGACAGTTTACATTCCAATATTGTGGTGGATGTGCATAAGGATCGCTGCGACGACGCCCATGCCTATGTCACTGATGTCTGGCGTTTTGGCATTGTGGTCTATAG from the Stomoxys calcitrans chromosome 1, idStoCalc2.1, whole genome shotgun sequence genome contains:
- the LOC106086510 gene encoding protein yellow, with product MTCCSFVVLAIIVALACIDCACVHAYKATHYSPTQQVQYLPVSPYGYVGPQPGKSQLFQIVNEWKYLDFEYPTYGQRQKSIANREFIAENNLPLGVDFYKDRIFITTPRWKDGVPASFGYLPYPPKEQSPPIRPYPNWESHGDPYNPDCTKLISVYRTQIDDCNRLWLIDSGIVNATVSLSQVCPPKIVAYDLRTDQAVVHYQFPADQVKQDSLHSNIVVDVHKDRCDDAHAYVTDVWRFGIVVYSLRKNRSWRVTNYNFSPDPVASDFNVFGLNFQWLDGVFGMSLSKAKTPEEERVVYFHPMASFKEFVVSNSLLKDESLWPAKAQDFAKYFIAVGERGVNGQSSTSAIDRNGVMFFTQVHRDDVGCWDTKKPYDAANLHRFLEAEGNSTLIQFPNDLKVDNEPTQSVWVISNRLPVYLYSQLNYEEINFRILKANANDLVQGTVCDPRSYVHPQQHLVPEYLYH